In Terriglobia bacterium, one genomic interval encodes:
- a CDS encoding DotU family type IV/VI secretion system protein translates to METPQPGRRRFSTAPQAPASKPASEATTLRTIYAPVLAYVVLFQRTADKGGVTADKLRQEVRGLLDRAGQQAMIAGYRPEKVNYVRFSVVAFVDEVVLNSDWVYRAAWMERPLQFEEFETTVAGDQFFDRLEGTAEVDPEVAEIDFVILSLGFKGRYVGNDSELTSVRRRLFRKFPPEAVLSVPQLTPEAYETKVEGIEEVEDRWKVWQWVVAGGLAVLVLIVWGLLQWGLGGSVGEYREGLSRIAR, encoded by the coding sequence ATGGAGACACCGCAACCTGGGCGACGGCGCTTCTCGACGGCCCCCCAGGCTCCCGCGTCGAAGCCCGCGTCCGAGGCGACCACGCTCCGGACCATCTACGCGCCGGTCCTGGCGTACGTGGTGCTGTTCCAGCGGACCGCGGACAAGGGGGGCGTCACGGCGGACAAGCTCCGGCAGGAGGTCCGGGGACTCCTGGACCGAGCGGGCCAGCAGGCGATGATCGCCGGCTACCGGCCGGAGAAGGTGAACTACGTCCGCTTCTCGGTGGTCGCCTTCGTGGACGAGGTCGTGCTCAACTCGGATTGGGTGTACCGGGCGGCCTGGATGGAGAGGCCACTGCAGTTCGAGGAGTTCGAGACCACGGTCGCCGGCGACCAGTTCTTCGACCGTCTCGAGGGGACCGCGGAAGTCGACCCCGAGGTGGCTGAGATCGACTTCGTCATCCTGAGCCTGGGCTTCAAGGGACGCTACGTCGGGAACGACAGCGAGCTGACCAGCGTTCGCCGGCGGCTGTTCCGGAAGTTCCCCCCCGAGGCGGTGCTGAGCGTGCCCCAATTGACCCCGGAGGCCTACGAAACCAAGGTCGAGGGGATCGAGGAGGTCGAAGACCGCTGGAAGGTCTGGCAGTGGGTGGTGGCGGGGGGATTGGCCGTCCTGGTCCTGATCGTTTGGGGGTTGCTGCAGTGGGGCCTCGGCGGGTCCGTCGGCGAGTATCGCGAAGGACTGTCCCGAATCGCGAGGTGA